The following nucleotide sequence is from Chloracidobacterium validum.
GGGCGTCCACAATTTCGGCGACTTCCTCGGCCGGAGCAAAGCCCCGGTCGTGAATCGTCACCAGGAAGCCAACGCCGAGATAGACTGCCAGCCGATTCGTGGTGCAGTGTCCGACGCCCAGTGTCGGCAGAACCGTTTCGTCGCTGATGCCGGCCACGCTTTGAAAGACCATGAAGAGGTAGTCTTCGTGTTCGTCTATTTTCGGGCGATGCTCTGGGCTGAGGGCATCCTCGACCGTCAGCGGGTGAAAGCCAAAGAGGTTGGCGATGGACTGTACCATCGCCTGGGATGGCGCCGACAGATCGAGCCAGAACGACCGTTGCCGCCGGGACTGCCAGCAGTCACGTAGGACGGTTTCCGTCAACTCTGGGAGCGGACGGAGTCCGGCTCCATTGTGGATGCGCAAGGTTGCCGACCGCTGGAGGTCCGCCAGCGGTGGCGGCGGCGGCGGTACGACGTTCTCGATGAGGGAGAGCCGTCCGGTTGCGTGTTGTTCCATGGGCGCATTCACCCTTCGTCGCTGGTTGCCCGGCGTGATTCAAGCGTTGGTGTGGATTCGTCATCAATCAGCGTTTCCCAGCCAATTGCTGTGACGGCGGCTTCCATGGCCAGCCGCGCGGTAATCTCTTCGAGCCGTCGGGTTTCTTCCGTAGCCTGTCCGTCACCGCTGATGGTTGCTTCCAGGCGAACTTTATCCGAGCCGAGTAAATCCACACTCCGGAGCGATTGCAACTTGAACTGGCTGCGGGCAATTTCCTGAATCAACAGCGGTCGGATGTGGGCTTCTTGTGGTTCGCCACAGGTGACTTCCAAGCGATAGCGGGTTTCCAGATCAGCTTGGTCAATTGGCTGGCGGTTGATGCGCCGCGCCAATGGACGGAGCGCCAGATGGGTAACCACGACAAATGCTGTCAGCAGGATGGCTTCTGGTGCAAGTCCTGACCCGGCGAGGACACCAATGGCCGAAGAGCACCAGAGCGTCGCGGCGGTGTTCAGCCCACGGACCGTCGCCCCTTCCTTCAAGATCACGCCACCGGCGAGAAAACCAATCCCCGACACGACTTGTGCCGCGACACGGGTCGGGCTGGTATCCACTTTGTCAACCAGTGCTGGCAACGCCACGTAAGCCGCCGAGCCGATAGCCACCAGCGCGTTCGTCCGCAGACCGGCTTGGCGTTGCCGCCACTGGCGCTCAAGTCCGACGGCCGCGCCGCAGAGCGCCGCCAGAAGTAGTTGGGCGGCAAAGGCCATCCAGGTCACAACCGGGCTCCCGTGCTTGCCTTGAGTTTAGCCATCACCTGTTTCATGTCGTCCCAAACTTCGCGTTTCTTGTCAGGCGAGCGCAGTAAGTAGGCAGGGTGGAAGGTTGGCATGAGTGGTATGCCACGGTAATCGTGGAACTGTCCACGGATTTTGGAAATACTGCTCAACTTTGGATCACCAAGGAGGGCGCTGGCGGCTGATGCGCCGAGAGCAACGATGACATCTGGACCGATGACGGCAAGCTGCCGGTGCAGAAAGCCGACACAGGCCGCGACCTCATCGCGTTCTGGCGTCCGGTTTTCTGGGGGACGACACTTGACGACATTGCAGATATAGACCGCCTCGCGGCGCAAGCCCATCGCGGCGATGATTTTGTCAAGCAACTGACCGGCGCGGCCAACGAACGGACGACCTGTAGCGTCCTCGTCCGCGCCCGGACCTTCACCCACAAAGACGAGCCGGGCCTGTGGTGAGCCCTCGCCGAAGACGATATGCCGACGGTGCTTGGCGAGTTTGCAGCGTTGGCAATCACCTAAATCGGTCTGGATTTCCTCCAGCGTCTTGTCAGTGGGGGGCGGGCTTGGCAAGCTGAACGCCTCTCCAAAGAGCGAATCCTGTCGTTGTCCCGGCAAAGTCATCGCGGCTTGGTTGCAGTCCATCGTCATTCTAGGTACAGTGGAGGGCATAGCTTCCGAGTTGACCTGGCAAGTTGACTGACCGAATGCTGAATGGTCCGTGGGCTGCTCAGGTTTGTCATCGTTGGGTCTGGGTGTCTGGTGATCCGGTTCGGTGTTCACTGCTTCCGGTGTGGTTAGTGTCTGTGCCGCGGTCGGCGTGGTGCGGATGAGCAACGGAGAAGCGGCCTGGCCGGTTGCCGCGAAAAACGTCACGCCACTCTCGCGCAGAAATTGAACATGGCGGGTTAGGTCCTCGATGAGGGGACGCGCGGCTTCGCGGATCGTTTCCTGGCTCATAGTTTGCTGTCCTAGGGGTGAGTATTGCTGATAAGCAAAGTTTGGCGCAGCCGTTTGCGACACTTCTGGTGATGTAAGACGGCGTACTGATTCCAGCCTAGCCTTGGGTAACATTGGCGTATCGTGGTCAACGTATGGTAGTCCAGTTTGATAGCGTTCACCAGAACATTGCGGCGCTCTGCACTTTTCTATGGTCTTTTGCCCGGTAAGTTGTATATAAACCACCCACCCACTCACCGGCTTTTATTGACAAGTACCATGCGCGCTGTCGTCACAAGCACGGGTCATCGTCTTACAGATACCCGACTGCGTGTTCGCGGTGAGGGCATCCGAAGGTCTTGGTATGGAGGACAGTCCTGGTGCTAACTGGCATGGGGCACCCTTGATTCGGTGCCGGCCGGCAAGGGTAAGACCAAGGGTACGACTATGGGTTTTTTCGACCGCTTTTTTGGCAAGAAAAAAGAAGAACCACCCCGCACACCAACCCCCGCCTACGTCCCGCCGGAGCCGCCCCCGCTTCCTACGGGAGGGCGGACTTGGTCAGGACCGACGGACGTCGCGCCAGAACCGGCTGCGCCACCACCACCAGAGCAGACCTTTGAAACTCGCCCGCTTACCGACGCGCCGCCAGCCGAGCCTGCGGTCACGGCGGTTGCCGAGCCGGAGGCGCAAAGAAACCTAGTCGCCGCGGTCGAAGCCGAGGACGCATCAGCGTTGCTTGGGGATGACGCTGATTTTTCAATGCCAGACCTGATCGAGCCGTCAGCGGCGACTGCTTCAGCGGCGTCGGCGCTGGCACCCTTGCCGGCGGGCGATACCACGCAAGATCAAGCCGTTGTTGGTGTTGTCGGAGAAGTCGTGGTTGGCGCGACACGACTGGAAACGCCGTCGTCTGGAATGGATGTGGCGGACTTGAGCGCCGATGAGGCTGATTTTGACCTCCCCACCGCCACTCCGGCTGAATCTGCATCCGCGGCTGAAGCTACTACGGATGGCATCTTCGCGGGTTTTGACGGTGAAGATGACTTGGAGGGCTTCGACGACGCCTTCGAAAGTATCCTGACGCGCGGAGAAGCGGATGACTTTGGCGAAGACGCTGCGCCGGCCGTCACCACTGACCAGTCTGAGGTACGGACGCTATTTTCTGAGATTGCGGCCAACTACATTCGCCCGGTCAAAGCCTTTATGATCGAGTTGCGGGCGGGTGCGGCCCGTAAGGAATGGCTAGAAATGTGCCAGCCGGCGATCAGCAGTCTGGGCAAGTCGGCATTGGGCATGGGCATGGAAGATGTCAGTGATGCTGTCCAGGACTTTGAATCGCTACTATCCGAGGCGCGGGCCTCGCGGGAGGGGATGGTTAGTGGTGAGCTGCGCGAGCGCATCCTGGACAATTATCAACTGTTGACGGAAATGCTCCCGGCCACTTTTGTGATTGATGACAACACGCTTCAGTCCGAAGGCATGATTGTCAACTCGCTACTCAAGCAAATTCCTGAAGTTGGCAAGGTCACGATAGATAAGCTCTATCGCGCCGGGTTGATCACCATCGAGAGCTTCCTCGTGGGAGCCAAGGAAGACTTGGCCGTGGCGACTGGACTGCCAATTTGGCTAGCCGAAAAGATTGTCGAAAAGTTCAAGTCTTACCAGCAGGAACTAGAAAGCGGCACGGTGCAATCTGGACGCGATGGGCTCCTGAAGCGCCTTGAACAGCTCACGCGCGATCTCCAGGACGCTCACGAAGCCTATGAGATTGCCACCGCGGAAGAGTCGAATAACCCGTCGGCGACTGAAGACCGGCGCTTTTATCGCCAGGCGCGCCAAGAAACGCAGCTTCAAATCAACGTGCTCCTGGCGGAGTTGGGCGCTGTTGAGTTGGCGAATGAAATCCAGCGCCTTTCGTTTGAGAAACGGATTGAGCGATTACGGCGCTATGTAGCGGACGAGCGGCCATAATGACATTTCTGGTGGCGGTTCCACACGTAGTTTCAAGACTACCCGGCGTGATGTGCTGGAGCGCAAGGATGATGTGTCAGATTGAGCGGCATTGCCCACCATATTTGAAAAAACGGCGAAAGGGGTTCCTCCATGCCTGAGTTCACCTTGGAAGAAGTTATTGAACGAGTCACACGCGGCGAATCGCTGGAGCGGGCAGATTTGCGCGACCTCGACTTGGCAAAAGCCAATCTCAACAATGCGAACTTACGTCGAGCCGACCTCGAGGGGGCCAACCTGGAAGAAGCTACCTTGAAGCGCGCAAACTTGGCGAGCGTGAGTTTGCGCGACGCCTTCCTGGTCCGGGCTGACCTGGAAGGGGCTAACTTGCGCGGGGCGGACCTGGAAAGCGCCAACTTGGAAGGGGCCAACTTGCGCGGAGCTGACTTGTCGCGGGCCAATCTCGAAGGCGCGAATCTTGAGGGCGCTGACCTGACCGATGCGCGGCTTCCGTCGGCCCAGTTGATTGACGCCAAGCTTGGCGTCGCTACGCTGGAAAACGCGAGCTTCGCCAATGCCGATTTGCGAAATGCCTATCTGGGCGGGGCAAACCTGACATCCGCGGACTTCCAGAATGCCATCCTGGAGTCGGCTAACTTTGAAGAAGCCCTGCTGACTGGCGCAAACCTGCGTGATGCCGTGCTCCGGCGGGCAACCTTGCCCGGCGCTGACCTCTCTGGCGCCAAGCTAGAACGTGCCATCCTCGAAGGCGCTGATCTCTCGCAGGTCAGCTTGCAGGATGCGGATTGCCGGTACGCAAAGTTTCAGGGGGCGCGCCTGAAGGGCGCTCGGTTCAATCGAACCCGCCTCTACGGGAGTGATTTCTCGGTTGAAGTGGCCGACGGCGCCCAGGTTGATGAGGTGGACTTCAGCGCCGCAGGCGATGGTTCCCAACTGATTCCGCTTTCAGGACTGGCTGCCTTCCTCAATGGTAAAACCGATGGCGGCACGGCCTCGCCACAGGCGGCCGTGGCCGTTGCTCCGGCACCGACCAATCGGCGCTACTTTGGCCACGGCGACGTGCTGCGTGACGCCTCATTGGAATTTGATGCCGATTCGATTGTCGAAGTGGACGGCCGGTTCTTGAAATGCAACATCACGTTAGGGCAGGGCGCGCAGCTCATCATTGGCCGCGAAGGCTTGCTGGATGGCTGCCAAGTTCACGGCAGTGGTGTCTTGGTCGTCCACGGACGGTTCACTTCGGAGGCCGCTCCCGGTATTGACGGCGCGCGCCGGATCATCGTTGGTTCGACCGGGTCGGTCCGTGCGACTGTCAAGCAACCGGCTGGTCATACGCACTTTGCCTTTGAGCCAGGTTGTGTCCTCCGGCTCAAAACGGAACGGGCTTAGTCGAGCCAGTGCGCCCTGATGGCACACCCTGACTGTTAGATTGTTCGATTTTTTCACCCCCATAAGCGAGGAAGTGTTCATGGCGGAGAAACTGACAACCGTCGAAGAAGGCAGCGAAGTGACCGGCACGTTGAAATCCACCTGTGGGGTCACGGTGAGTGGTAAAGTGAGCGGCGAACTGCATGCGCCGGCATTGGTCATTGCCACGACTGGCGCTGTTCACGGCACCGTCAAAGTGGATAAGCTCCATTCCGAAGGTGAACTCTCAGGTCGAATTGACGCCGACACGATTGAGCTGTCGGGCCGGATCAATGACCAAACCACCATCACCGCCCGTTCGCTTGAAGTCAAAAGCTCAAATGGCGATCAGCCAACTGCAATCTTTGGCAATTGTGTCATCGAGGTCGGGGTTGACCCGAACGAGCCAGCAGCTCAAGCTCCAGCCCCGGTGAAAGAGGGCAAAGGCAAGAAGGGGCAGTCCGCGCCTGAACCGGCTGGCGAGTGATTCAGTCCGACACAAAGCTATCTTCCTGACGAAAAGCTGCGGGTTAGAACAAACCAAGCAGATTGATGGGCCAAGCGGCACCCGAGTCTGCTTGGTTTGTTGGGAAGGCTTATCTGGAAGATGTCCGTTTGGCTTGCGCCTGCTTGTTCTTAAGCGCGCGGATATACTTACGTGGGTTTTTGTCGAACTTCGGCTTGCAGGCCGGACAACAGAAATAATAACGCTTGCCTTGGTAAGCACTGTAGGCAGCGTCGGACGGGTCTTCGACCTCCTCCAACATCACGGGACAAATTGGCTTTTCTGCCGATGCGGCACCTGCCGCTGGGGATTGTCCACTGACCGCGAAGGCTTCCACCGTAAGCCCTGGGGAAACCAGACTGAGGCTGAGAAGACAACCTAAGGCACAAACGAAACGAAGCATCTTCAAAAACTCCAAAAGCTGATGGAGCACAAGACAGGCGCCGTTTGAACCGCGCCCAGCTTGTAGGCTTTAATCGGCTTGATAGTCTTTGAGTTGGAATTTATCTGTGGGCTTGGCCACGTAGGGTCGTCCAGCCTAGCGCCAGTCCGTGCGCAGCGGTTTCCCCAAGCAACAAACCAAGCGCGCCGCACAAGATGCTGGCGGTCAGATAGCCGACCGACCAGAGCGCCCCATGTTCACGCCAGATGGTCACCGTTTCATACTCGAAGGTTGAAAACGTCGTAAATGCTCCCAGGAAACCTGTTGTCAGAGCCAGGCGCAGCCACGCCGGGATGCCAATGCGATCAGTCAGCAGGGCAACGATGAAGCCAAAGCAAAATGAACCGCTGACATTGATGACAAACGTTGGAAAGGGAAACCGCAGTGACCAGCCTCCAAGCGCCGAGAGGCTAATCGCATAACGCAGCATCGCGCCGCAGGCACCACCAATTGCTACAACGGCATAATTGACGACAAGAGACATAAAACACCGTGGCGTGGCCCGTCAGGTGATCTTGCCATTGCCACGCTTGGTGGCTACACCGATTGATGAAATGCTGGTGGGCAAGGTGAACAAGCCTTGGTCAACTGTCAGCCTGGAGCCTAGTTTGTGACTGGCTGGACGGCATATTTTCCGCCTTCAGTTGCGACAATATACCCCCATGGACAAGCGTGGTCATGCTCAAAGATATTGAGCCATCGTTCCGCTGCCGACTGTGGGATCAATCGCTTTTTATTTTCCAGAAGCTCAACCGGATACAAATCGTATCCCATCACCCAGGCAAAGGGCAGATGCGCCGTGGTGGGTAAAATGTCCGCCCAGTAAAACGCTGTTTGGCCACCTGACGAAACCCGCACGCACTGGGTGAAGTCATTATGCCCGCGAACTGGCACCACCCACACACCGGGTGAAACCTCGACTTCGCCTTCAACCAGGACGAACTGGCCCGCCGCGGCGACCGGCTCCCAGTCTTCCCGGAGATAACTGGCGCGATCCCGTTCGTGTGGATGTTGGGCGTGCTCATATTCGGCGCGCTGAATCACATAACGCGCCTTGGGAAAGGTTGGGCGTACTGTGCCTTGTTCGGTCCGATAGGTGTTGCCACCCGCATGGTCAAAATGCAGATGGGTATTGATGACCAGCGTCACGTCCTCCGGTGTCAAACCCAGCGCCGCCAGCGACTGGGGAACGGTCGTTTCGTGGGCAATGCCATACATGTCAATGTGTTTGGCGCTCCATTTCGTGCCGATGCCGGTATCCACGAGAATCGTGTCGTGGGGCGTTCGAACAAGCAATGTGTTCAGGCCGAGCACGATTCGGTGCTTTTCATCTGGTGGCGCGACTCGCTCCCACAGCACCCGTGGCACGACGCCGAACATCGCGCCGCCATCCAGGCGAAATGTTCCGTCCGAAACAATGTCAAGCTCAACATCACCAAGCGTCAACCCCATCCCTATGTCCTCTCTCTTGGCGAATCGTTGGCTAATAGCTGCTTGCGCCAAGCGATCCCAAGAAAAAGATGGTGCAAGCGCCAACGAGCAATACGGGCACTAGAACCGCCAGCAATGCACCTGCCAGGAAACCATACCAACGAAAGTACACGGTTATGAACAGCACGAACGCAATCCCCAACCCCATCCCGCCGAAGAAGACTAGGTTGGGGATAATCGGCGGCAACCCATAGTTCATCGCGGTGAAAATCAAGAGAAAAAACATGACTGTGCCATACGCCAGTGTCCCAAAAAAGCCAAGCAGTGCCTGCAAAATGAATGGGATAGCAACGTTCGGCCGCGGTGGGGTTGGATAGGGAGATGGTCCATAAGCCGGTGGCTGATTGTAGGATGACATGGCGTCCTTCTCACGCAGACCGCGCGAAGAGCTTTGAAATCAGTTCCATGACTTCAGCGTGGCCACAGGGCTTGCCGGCCGTCTGTTCGACGGCTTTGAGCTTGCGCGCCATCTGAAGAATTGGGGCTTCGAGTTCGCCAAACGCTACCTGAAGCGCCGTATGCCGCGCCGCTTTTTCCTCTGGCGAAAGCTGATTCACCCGGTCGTTGAGATAGTTGACAAACAGGCTCAACATGGCGGCCGCCATTTCAGCAGTGGCCTGAAGCGTCTGTTGCTGCTGCTTGAGTAGATCGGCCAGTTGTCGCGTCCGTCGCCGGTAAATATCGGCTTCGGCGGCAATTTCCGGCGCCGCGTAGGTGTTTTGCTCAAAGTTGACCGGCGACAGTTCCTGCGTAATGCGCCGATACTTTCCAGAGACATATTCCTTGAGAATTGCGTCTGATTCGCTTGTCCCACGGATTTGGAGCTGTTCCTGTAGCTCGTGCCGGTAGCCGAAGACGCTGCGCAGGTAATCCTGCAAGTCCGGACGCTCC
It contains:
- a CDS encoding MBL fold metallo-hydrolase, with protein sequence MGLTLGDVELDIVSDGTFRLDGGAMFGVVPRVLWERVAPPDEKHRIVLGLNTLLVRTPHDTILVDTGIGTKWSAKHIDMYGIAHETTVPQSLAALGLTPEDVTLVINTHLHFDHAGGNTYRTEQGTVRPTFPKARYVIQRAEYEHAQHPHERDRASYLREDWEPVAAAGQFVLVEGEVEVSPGVWVVPVRGHNDFTQCVRVSSGGQTAFYWADILPTTAHLPFAWVMGYDLYPVELLENKKRLIPQSAAERWLNIFEHDHACPWGYIVATEGGKYAVQPVTN
- a CDS encoding uracil-DNA glycosylase; the protein is MSQETIREAARPLIEDLTRHVQFLRESGVTFFAATGQAASPLLIRTTPTAAQTLTTPEAVNTEPDHQTPRPNDDKPEQPTDHSAFGQSTCQVNSEAMPSTVPRMTMDCNQAAMTLPGQRQDSLFGEAFSLPSPPPTDKTLEEIQTDLGDCQRCKLAKHRRHIVFGEGSPQARLVFVGEGPGADEDATGRPFVGRAGQLLDKIIAAMGLRREAVYICNVVKCRPPENRTPERDEVAACVGFLHRQLAVIGPDVIVALGASAASALLGDPKLSSISKIRGQFHDYRGIPLMPTFHPAYLLRSPDKKREVWDDMKQVMAKLKASTGARL
- a CDS encoding pentapeptide repeat-containing protein — encoded protein: MPEFTLEEVIERVTRGESLERADLRDLDLAKANLNNANLRRADLEGANLEEATLKRANLASVSLRDAFLVRADLEGANLRGADLESANLEGANLRGADLSRANLEGANLEGADLTDARLPSAQLIDAKLGVATLENASFANADLRNAYLGGANLTSADFQNAILESANFEEALLTGANLRDAVLRRATLPGADLSGAKLERAILEGADLSQVSLQDADCRYAKFQGARLKGARFNRTRLYGSDFSVEVADGAQVDEVDFSAAGDGSQLIPLSGLAAFLNGKTDGGTASPQAAVAVAPAPTNRRYFGHGDVLRDASLEFDADSIVEVDGRFLKCNITLGQGAQLIIGREGLLDGCQVHGSGVLVVHGRFTSEAAPGIDGARRIIVGSTGSVRATVKQPAGHTHFAFEPGCVLRLKTERA
- a CDS encoding MgtC/SapB family protein is translated as MAFAAQLLLAALCGAAVGLERQWRQRQAGLRTNALVAIGSAAYVALPALVDKVDTSPTRVAAQVVSGIGFLAGGVILKEGATVRGLNTAATLWCSSAIGVLAGSGLAPEAILLTAFVVVTHLALRPLARRINRQPIDQADLETRYRLEVTCGEPQEAHIRPLLIQEIARSQFKLQSLRSVDLLGSDKVRLEATISGDGQATEETRRLEEITARLAMEAAVTAIGWETLIDDESTPTLESRRATSDEG
- a CDS encoding bactofilin family protein — its product is MAEKLTTVEEGSEVTGTLKSTCGVTVSGKVSGELHAPALVIATTGAVHGTVKVDKLHSEGELSGRIDADTIELSGRINDQTTITARSLEVKSSNGDQPTAIFGNCVIEVGVDPNEPAAQAPAPVKEGKGKKGQSAPEPAGE
- the crcB gene encoding fluoride efflux transporter CrcB — protein: MSLVVNYAVVAIGGACGAMLRYAISLSALGGWSLRFPFPTFVINVSGSFCFGFIVALLTDRIGIPAWLRLALTTGFLGAFTTFSTFEYETVTIWREHGALWSVGYLTASILCGALGLLLGETAAHGLALGWTTLRGQAHR
- a CDS encoding YHS domain-containing protein — translated: MLRFVCALGCLLSLSLVSPGLTVEAFAVSGQSPAAGAASAEKPICPVMLEEVEDPSDAAYSAYQGKRYYFCCPACKPKFDKNPRKYIRALKNKQAQAKRTSSR